A region of the Denticeps clupeoides chromosome 12, fDenClu1.1, whole genome shotgun sequence genome:
gaaatatccaacatgtccacttacaagcatcctacatgatgtcctcttcgacctgttcattgtacagaaatgttctacttttctcctataaagataacctgtacagtatttaagctttagttttagttagtatagtttagattagtgtgtatatacatatttatttttcttttatgatcgCACtatgtgtgaaacattatttcagtacacagtatactgtgtatattgttgtactgacaatacaCCAAtcttgttgtgtgttgtgtggttcAACCAAGCTTAGAGAGAAATATGACCAGCTGTTACATTCATGGTAGGTATAGTAATGACATTCATAATTATGGAAATGTATGCTCACAGCTAGGTACTCCTTTCTCTGGTCCTCTCACAAACCCTTTGTTGAGATTTAATGAAATGGGTATTTACTATTCACCAAAAAAAGTCCCTCTATTAACATTAGCGCTTATGTCACCATGGCCATTTCTGATCTGAATACTATATATCATATTTAGTTATGTATTCAAAAAGTGCATTAAATGTGCCGGtcataaatatacaaaatgtcAGGAAGAAAGGGAAATACAGAGTATTACACTGAGTCTTTGTAAGAAATGGTGAATATGGCTCAGAGAATCTGAGGTAGCAGCTCTTGAGTCAGGTTTAGAGTTGCATGGCAACAAGCCCAGGGTTAAGAGCAGTAAGAAAAAGGCTCAGAACCCCAGGAAAAGGTCCGCGACTGGCCTTTTCTCAGAAGCTGGGCTGCTAATTCAGGCGGAATGCAGCGCTTCAACAGGCCGCCATTGTGGGGGCGTAAAAAAATCAGCAGGAGTGAGCGTGTTTATTCTCTGATGCTCATCACAGGATTACAATCATGTGACCACTGGCAGGAAAACCTGTGTCAGAAACTTCCTGATACTTGCACTTTAGTTATCTTCAAATGGCACCAGTAATTAGATACAGAAGGTTTTTCCAAatcattttcaaaaacacaaaatacatgtGAAGTAATGACAGTAAGCACACAGTAGTGTAGAACACTGCTGATCTTCTTCAAAATATGATCATGTGACTGCAGGCCATATTAAAGATGCTATcgttaataaaaaagaatgacaGATGGAGGGGTGAACACATGCAGGATATTAAAACCATGTGGTCATTGCATTGCAAAAACAATGCAGATGTGCATCCAAAATTAGATAACCATAACACATACTGCACATATTTTCGTAACCAGGTTTTCAAATCAGATTTGGTCTGTTTGAAGCAACTGCTCTGTAGCCTTGTGACAATTTAATCACCGGAATTAGAGCAATGAAAACGAAAAGCCAGGCAATcacaaggaaaaaagaaacggTTTGTATGGTTATGCACCGTCAAGGTCTGGGTTATGCAATGTCTCTTTGAAGCCGTTTACATTTTACTGCTGACATCAAcgtaacataaaataaatatgaaatattatacGAAAACACACAGTAGAATAACAAACTATGCTAATGAAAAGAGTGCAAATGCAAATTTCTAGCTGTGGCAGAAAGTTCCTTTACATTTGTGGGGTGAACTCAGTGTGCACAGCATGTACTTACTTGGTTCGGAAGGCTGTCCACGTCTTCAGGTAGTTACACAATGGCCCCTGTTTTCCTTTGCCCCTGATGttccctccttttctctctgccGGCTAAAAATTAAACTCGGTGCTCCTGCCTGCTGCACACCAGCTCCAGGTTTGCTACGAGCTGGGAGGAATGTAGCCCTGTATGACCAACAGGAGGACTACCCGCACCCTCaggcactgacacacacacacacacacacacacactacaacaaGCAGAGCTGAAGAGAGAGCACGAGGGAAGGAGAGGGACTGAGGAGAGGGAGGGGTAAGTGGGAAGGGTCTAAAAATGAGCGCCGCCTGACTCCAGATGTAATATTAATCTGTCTTCAGCCAATTGTATAATAAGCCTCCTCTCATGGAGCCCCTCCCCCTGGCATTCCACACTGCCGCCTCTGTTCTTACAAGAGAAGGAGAGGATTCAGACCATCAGTTAACACTGCAGAACTATAGTGACATGGACACCGCCGGCCACACACTCACTCTGTGCAAGGCCATCCTTACTGGTGGATGAAGTGACCCTAAAATCGAGAGGAATTACACTAAATTGAATTTCAATGTAACATACATCATCTTGTGAACAGTAAATGATTTGTGCAGGGGTTAATATATTGGAAACTAAATACAATTTCAGTGAAAACAATCTAGAGCACACATTATCTGCAGATAACAGATGGGAGACTTGAGGCTGACCTGATCAACTTTAACAGGATTACCATGACCTATTATCAGGTTTTACAATAATGTAAGCAAAGCTGGGAGAATCTATCTCACCTGTTATGTCTTATCAGGCTCATGGGCTAAGGTCCGTCCCAGTAGCTGAAATTGCTTCACATTTGcacagctgcagggacagatcCCAGACCCCGACGGATAACGGGGAGATAGACAGAGAGCGGAATGACACGCATGCAGACTAGCAGCTTCAAACCGGGGACATTTGATTAGTAAACCAGCGGTGTCCTTGAAAGCGTGTCTGGCAGTTTCCTGTGTTCAACCAAGTATTTCGATGAGGTAATATAATCCAAGCATATATACAACTAGAACCTgcaaattcattatttacaatTATAAACACTTAAATACCGCTATCCATCCAAAACACATGATGTAAAGGTGGGATATGAACATGAATgaagagacgtttcattctgcatccacagaactttgtcaatctgagggaagttatggggggggcgggggtggatgtgacagccccgccctggggcttaatgggggcaggaggagctgccagggcggggctgtcacatccaccccctgcctttgtttcacttaatgAGCCTATTCAAGGTGGGAGTGTAGTAAAACCAACCCGGAGGATAAATTTGTCGTTGAGTAAAACATTGTTAttgagtaaaatataaaaataggaACAAGTTTAGCTAGAATGTGGATCAAATGCTGCCCTTAAAAATTATGACTTTAGAACGGACCAAAATGTGACCAGAGAAATTAAGGCAGACTAAACAGCATCACACACTGGCATAAACGGAATGCCtgaatgtgcaaataaatattagtgaaagtgaaatgattgtcattgtgaaacactgcagcacagcacacagtgcacacaacgaaacgtgccctctgaatttaaccatcatccttggagagcagtgggcagccatgacaggcacccagcgagcagtgtgtggggacggtgctttgctcagcggtgCTTTTGCTTCTGATTACTAGTACATTTTCTTACCCACTATGCCCCCACTGCCCCGTGGCAACATTTTAACCagttttagataaaaaaaacagcaatgtgtaatataaaatataaagcaggacaataaatgaaaaaaagcgTTTATTGCACTTTTACAGCTATTTAAATCGTTCATGACTGcatgatattttattacatgtgaCGCATTAAAACATGTCCAGCTGGACGCAGTGTACGTTGCGAGCCTACGAGTTGATCCAGCGGTGGTGCAGGCACTGGGCAGCAGTCGCCCTGTCCTCTGGGTTCAGCTCCAGCATGGACTGCAGGAACTCGCTGAACTGTGCAGCCTGCTCAGTTGGCCAGCCGTACTTGTCCTGCAGCACCTCAAACAAGCCCCATGGCCTGAGCTTGGAGATGTGCCTGAGATTTCCTGCATGGAGAGAAGCAGATAAGGAGCTAAATGAGGGAGCTTAATTTAAGGAGCTTAATAGGTTATGGAACTAAAACACACCTTTCCGGTTGAAGTACTTCCGTGACAACCTCCCTGACCATGCAAACTCTAGTGGAATGGGTCCTAGAAGCTCGATAATGTGAGCAATGTGGTCTGAAAGAAACAGAACAACAAATTGACAATCAGGAACACAAAACAGAAACGggaataaaattaaatgaataaataataagcGAGCCGACCTTCTTCACGACTGTAGTTCTCTCCTGCATGAGGTTCAAAGAGGTAGTCTCCTGTTGCCAACTCAAAAGCctgtaaaacaaaatatattgtattgttGCATTCAGATATAGTTCCATCAATTGaatttacaacatacagtgcatctggaaagcatttcacagtgcatcactttttttttttcactttttcttatGTCAcggatgaattttttttctccgaattctacacatttacatttacagcatttaacagacgcccttatccagagcgacttacagtcagtagttagagggacagtcccctggagcaacttagggttaagtgtcttgctcagggacacaatggtagtaagtgggatttgaacctgggtcttctggttcataggcaagtgtgttacccactaggctactaccaccctacacaaaacacctcataatgacaacgtgaaaaaacgttacctgaggttttggcaaatttatccaaaataaaaaatttctgaaatcacatgtacataagtattcacagcctttgctcattactttggcagcaattacagcctcaagtctttttgaatatgatgccacaagcttggcacaccaatccttggccagtttggcccattcctctttgcaacaCCTCTCAAGCTCTATCAGGTTGGATGAGGAGCCATTTTATGGTCTCTCACAGATGCAGAGATGTTTAGTCGGATTCGAGACTTGGCTCTGGCTGGGCTCTTGTTCTCGGTCACATctctaaggcccttctcccctgattgctcagtttaggtggccagccaaGTCCTGTTGGTTTTGAACTCTCTTtcttaagctgcagaaacatctcaaggagtAAAGGTAACCAGGATAcccctgagctcaattttgagtttcatggcaaatgCTGTGAGGACTTATTtacatgtgatttttcttttctttttaataaatttgccaaaaacatttagtcattatggggtgttgtgtgtagtattatgaggaaaaattaaaatccattttggaataagctattacataacaaaatgtagaaaaagctGTGAATACATTCTGGATGCAGTGTAAGCAGGTGAATTAAAGCTAATAAACCTGTGTCAGACCTAACCATTGAGGACTCATGTTCAAGACCACTTTTAAAAGCTGTACACTATacactgaccaatcacagcatAGGACTACACTTGGTACAAATATGTTGATCTATTAAGCAGCAAACAAACAGTATTTGGTGTTTTGAAGgaagttgatgtgttggaagTTGGTAAAAAGTATAATTGACAAGACAAGCAACTTCAGCAGGTCCTACAGAGAGCTCATGGTACATAAAAAAGAGAGCTCATGGTACATGAGCATAAAACCTTTAGAACCACGGAGCATTTGGTGAATCACGTTTGCTCTTAGTTCCTGTATATGTTGTTTATCTAGGAATGAGACAGCAGTATGACACACTATGGGAAAAATCGTGTAAGCACTTGTGATGCTTTGGACAAGGTTTATATGGTACCTttggtcctgcattcatgtggatgttactttggTATTTaccacatgcacatgcacatccCTTCAGGACAAGATCATTTCCTGACTGCAGTGGCCGCATTCTACAGAATAATGTCAGATTTGGCAGACCAATCAAGCATCACAttgccattttaaaaagtgaagtgattgtcacatgtgatacacagcagcacagcacacggtgcacacagtgaaatttgtcctctgcatttaacccatcaccctgagtgagcagtgggcagccatgaccagcgcccggggagcagtgtgtggggacggtgctttgctaagtggcacctcagtggcaccttggcggatcgggattcgaaccggcaaccttctgattacgaggccgcttccttaaccgctaggccaccactgcccctgaatcAGGGGAGAGCGtgaacgcagtcccccactaccagaaattatgcagtcgagattcccacatttggggaattcgcaggggtcagcacagccggagtgcaatggctgagcctcgccctgggtgaaccgccttcttgatcacggtatctcccctgccaggtaagtaagTAACCTAAAAGAACTGCTTACTAAAGATACCATATGTGCCTGCACAAGGGGAAGACACACAATATTGGGCAGGTTGTGGCtgcttggtttgtgtgtgtaaatgtgtaaatttcCTCACCATACAAGCAGTACTCCAGATATCAGAAGGTGTGTCATACTGAGCGCCAATCAGCACCTCAATAGATCGATACTGACAGGTCTGGATAGCGTCTGTAAAGTGCTTGTGCTTCAGGAGAACAAAATGGTAAAATCAGATAAGGATTAAATTAAACGTCTAACACCGAATTCTTGTTAACATTGACTCCCAGACAAGTTTCTAAAAGCAACtgtattttttcacattaacaATTATCAGAATTAGCTTGGGCTActctaaaatattaaaatctctGTAGCTGCAAAGGTCCTTCTTAGAACACTTTgtgtatattattatatgtcCATTTTAACAATGTGGAAATATGCACTTTTtctcatttaacattttttccccacatacCACCCAGCAGGAATTCCCCAAGTCTGCAATCTTGATGCAAATTCTTTCTGCCTCCTGGGGATTCAGAAGATCAATAGACTGGTTTGCCATACTCAGCTCTAGGAAAATACCACAACAGAGCATTAGAACTGCAACAGGCAAAAATAATATTAGtgtcataaacacacaaaaaaaatgttaatttcctgAGATGAAGTATTGCAATAACCCTAATCTTACATTTTATTAACCTTAAAATTCAGTTAAATTAAAAGTCTGATACATTTTAAGAAAACAGTCAGAGACTAACTGTTCGAGGGGGCTGGTGTGGACGGTGCCGTCCTCCCCAAGTGATGACCCGCTGGTGAGGAGCATCTGGAGTCAGAGTTTGGTGACTTTAGTGATGACAGCATTGCTGCATAGGGGGTACTGACATAAGGCTGTACAGACACTGGAGCTGAACGAGTATTCAGTAAAAAGTCGTCCTCCAGCCCTGACGATGAAGTTGAATCtataaaaggcataaaaaagGACTAAAATTGTGACTgatgtacttatttatttaagatTGAAATTCAGACATTGTTCACTGACCATACACGTCTATGTGTTCATCATCTCCATTGTCCTGGAGAACAGTCTGCCTCAGTGTAGTCCCTAAAGGCCCTGAACCGTGTTGAGGTCTCCTATGTGTCTCATCTTTGAGAAAATCTTCTTTGATCAAATGATTCCCCTCTTTCCTGCTCAACCTCCTCTTCTGGTTCCTGGAGATCTTCTCAGTCTGAGACCACAGTGAATATCATTTATTGTTTGAGAGCACTGATATCAGACCATTTAACTATGCAGTCATTTACTGACACCCGAGTCCTAATGATTTCCATGCAGTCAAACTTAATAAGATGCTAAAGGTGATTAGCTTTCCTGCTCAGCTTCCTTTATCtgctaaatgaataaaactgGCTACAACACACTACCGTACTAATTGGAATATATGTGAGGTAGCACAAAAATCAGACAACAAAAACTTACAACAAGTCCTTACCCAGCCCCCAAAATTCCGGAATACACCAGTCAACTTTCCAAGCCACTGTGGAAAACTCTTTAACAACACGTTCACAAGTTTAAGGGATAATGGCGGGCATGAAATAAGCacagaaaatgcagaaatagCCCCCCCAAAATAAGAATGATACAACTATGAcataaaacatttgaattgATTTGAATGGAatttaacatattaaatatgGAAAACAGTTTATTCCTACTTTGATAATCCTACATTGCATACCTGTTTCTCTCTTATGTCCTCTGAAATGTCAGAGGAACAAACAGGATTCAGCAGCAGTTCAGCAAACAAGTCACTCAACAAACAACTATTAAAATGAGCAACAATTGAATTTCTGCTCGCCTGGGGGCATACGGGGATCTGGAGACCTTGTCACATGCCACAGCCTGGTTGCAGCTGCCATCTGTTGAATGTAGGCATCGTCCACACTCACAAGGATGTTCTCCGGTTTGATGTCGGTGTGGATAATCTTGCATTTTCTGTGCAAATAGTCTAAGCCCTGCAGAACCTAAAAGGCAGCACAAATAAACAGATGTccatctggggggggggggggggggggggggggggggggggggggtaggggGGGCAGCCCAAAGGTAGTGAGCGGAATCAAAGTTGCAGCACATAAAAACCACACCTGTCTTATTATGCTCTTAACGCACAGCAAGGGAAGGCCCTGATAGTTCGATTTAATAATCCACTTCAGCAGTTGATGGCCCAGTACTTCCATCACCATACAGACATCTGAACCCCGGAAGAATCAAGGACAGATATGCGCCCTAAGCATGAGTGTCCATATTGTGTAAATTCTTTTCAAGCACATACATCGTTCGCAATCCTGATGAATACAGCTGTTCTGGTCGGAAATGATTAAAGATTAAGAAATGTCCTGTTCCTTCCCTTTGTGGATACCCTTTCTTTAGAATCTTCACAAAACAATCTCTTCAAACATCCATCAtagggagggagggggaaatTTTCCCTTCGAACGTGAAGTAAACTATTTCAAAGGATACGCTCTCCGTAAATGCCAGACACTTTGAAATCCTCAATAAGCTGCACGATTTTCTCCCGTTTTCGGTCAGCAGGATCGCCATCTCGCACCTAAGAAAACATACCAAACTCACATTTTACAGAAGTATTCAACCATCAGATTCCTGTCTTTATATGGAAGAAAGTGATTTGGACTAACACATTTAAGAAGTTCAATTTCGTCCAGAGCTGTCTCTGTGAAGGTCGGGGCACTTTTCACCACCTTCAGAGCCACAAAGCATCTTCTCCTGTAAAGACAGCATAGTCATAGACAACTGGTATAGTTCTATTTAGATAACACAGTCTTaggaacaaacacaaaccactGAAAACCAAACCACTGTTTTTCTAAGTTGCAAGCAATTTTGTAAATgtagcaaaaaatatatatatatattaaacattgATCAGATATTGATTTACTTTaactgtttattgcagaatttccatATTTTCATTAGACATTTCCATTACAGAGAAAATTATTATCCAATTATTCtatgagcagcaatacaatattgttctccatctgtagctCATTCATTgctttacagagttgggagagaccgaccCCCAGTTCTTTTAGAAGATCTCAACATATCCATTCCTGAACAATTTCAAAGTTACTGCTGAGAAggtaataaacatttatttagtttcGCTACTGcctaaaacatttgcacagtggtGAGTATGAATATTTGGAACTTCTCACTCATGGTCTTTGCACAGCCAGACTGTAGAGAAATGCCCCCAGCCAAGTTTCCTCACTACCTGGTAATGTCCACTGAATATCTCTCCGATTTGAACCGGATAGTAGCCGCCTAGAGcaaagtaaacaaaacaaacacaccacaccacgGACCCgcaacagaaacagaacaataaGTCTGTGGAGGGAGACAGGAAGAGGAACGACAAGTGGCACGACCTCTGGACCTGGATATACCTGGACAGTACTGTGAGGgatcctcctgctcctcctcatcTGATCCCAGCAGCTCGCCGCGGCCACCGTTGGATCCTGAAGTGGGAGCACTTCATGCGGCAGAACAAGTTGCGTGTTAGAAATGCGCTGCTGATGTAGAATGCCCATGAGCGTAAACGTAAAAGCAAATGGCGAAGGGGAGGGGACAGAGAGGGTGACATCTTCAACGCTCCAAAGTACCTGGGAGTCATTGGAGTAATGAGGGTGGCTGAAAAACCTGAAGATTCTGGAAGCATGAAATCACTGCAGAAATAAAGATCCtttaacaacaaataaataaaaaaatggatgaattaataaatgaacacacacacacacacacacacatatgcatgtatgaatgtatattaAATTTTTAAGTGACATGATATCAGGTGTAAAAACGGGACACCGGGGTGCGGCCTGCTCCAGTGTACATTTCTACTTTTATAGAAAGGAATGTGACCGAAATAGTGCGCGCAGGGCCCACGCACCATAATACACGACAGAAAGTTACTACTGTTACTTCTAATGACTTGGAATACTCGAACTTGTAATGACTTTAAAAgcataactttttaaaaaattattgagCTGTTTAGAAAGTTATCATTAACTGCAAAGTGGATGGATTTTAAGCGTATTTCACAACAATATGTGAAGTCTCACAAAAAAcatactgagtgtgtgtaaagtgaCAGTTTGTTagataatatttatatattactaATATTACTTGTGCCTCGGTAGCTCCTTTCTACTGAAGAACCAACGTGGGCGCTCTGCTGCCAGATAGCCGGTTAGCAGGTTAGCATGTGTCCGGGTCGGCGCCGGAACTCCACTCAGTGATGAACGTTAATAACGCTTCTACGAACTCTCTCACCGTGAGCGCATTACGCGtgaaaaagaagcagaaagcAGGTGTCAATGGCCGCCTTTCCTCCCGCACCGTGCCGCTCCCCTGCCGCGGCGCAGACCGCCACCACGGTGGTCTCACGGCCACCAGCAGGTCCTGCTTTACAGAACACAAGTGGGGCAGGAGAGGAGAGATTTGACtgtatataataacaataataatacattttattttgttgtttgtaTTGTTTGCAATTATGTCGACGTAACTGCGTAATAAAAGCATCAAAAAATATTTAGACACACTCTGGATTAAAAACTTTattagaaatgaaatgaagctcAAGTACATGAACAGTAGTTACTTTtgaaaatatgttatttttgCATGTATGAAAACGGTTTTCTTTTACCATTCAGTCGCATTTTGGACTCTACTATCTTCTGTCCAACAAGCTACGATGTATTAAGAATGCAGAGGTTTGAAATCAGCATCTAATGCATACGATGTGGACATTTCTTCTTACTGCTGGTGCTAACTGATCATGATGGTCGTCAAGAGGAAAGGGATGTCATTTGCAAATACATATGCATATAAAATCTAatcaatacataaatatacagtatatatttattaagaGATCTAGATTTGTAGATATAgctatacagtatatatttatttagagaTCTAGATTTGTAGATATAgctatacagtatatatttatttagatatatatatttgtatttttttttaaatcaagcattaaattcatttaattatacaTAAATGTCACTGAAATACACAATTAAGACTTCTAATGCACAGCTGTTTGGTCATCAGTTTTGAGGTTTTACCAGCTGGAAGCACTTCACAAACTGCCAAAACAAAAGAATAATCATATAAAACACGAACATCTGAAACTAAATAACAACTTTCAATGTAAGACTATAATCAAATACCCAACAACAAATCCTGCGTGTTTGGGAGGACTTCCGATGTCTTCCGATGTAAACATCTCTGATGTCTTAATACATTATCTTGAATGATTTAACTTTCCTTTCATTGGTTTAAAATCCAAATAAGGAATTTGGAGGAAATTTGAATTCAACTGAAGTCAGGAATTGCATTAAATTTCCAGTGGTGGTAAGTCATAGAGTAGAGATTATAAAACCTAATACAATCAGCCTTTTGATGCCATTGAAAGCTAAGAAAACAACAAaggtaataaacacaaaaatgtgagcTGGCATAAGACCAGCTCATGCCATTCCTCAATGTgcaaaacagaagaaaacagaCATTAATTATCCCTGAATGCTCACAAATAACTTACTAACTGGAAATCTAAAATAAAGGATAAGAAAATCTCAATGTCTGTTATCAATATTTTGTCATATATTTATGCAGTTTCCCTCTCAAATCAGTATAGCGAAGTCACGCTAAACATTCTGACTGCTATAAAAGACCATTGCAATATCACAGTGGCTCCAATATTCTACATCTAGGTAAAGTAAAAATGAACTGCAAACATGCAGGGCCTTTTAGTTACCTTTACTTAGAGCAGGTTTTAAATgactattgtgttttttttaaagcatcatGTCAGTAAACTAAAAGCAGGAGGTAATATTTCTAACCTTCATTCAGCATCATTCAGTTTCTCCCCGTTAAAATAACATATCTGACAGCTGATACAGTTTTAGTACATACAGTATAGATAACAATCAGGCACATTACACATTCACTAGTGACTTTTAGTACATTTAGATGAAGATGGTCTTTTAAAGTACTGCGTGGAGCACAATGTTTTCAATGATTTTTGCTCGCCTACAGCACAAAAGCTACAAAAAAGCCTGAATGTATATTATTTATGGGGGTTCTGAGTACAATACTGTCTGGAAGTGAGTTTATTCATTACCCAATACCAACCATGATATCAGCATTGGCTATGCAATTGCATTATATGCCTGCATGGTTGTATGACTGGAGACAAAATACAAAGAATCAGCTACATCCATATTCTCATTGGTGTTTAGGATCCTGATacctgtttgtttttgcattacTTTCATCCTGTATGCATGAAAGTGTTTTGCTCAGCTAGAATCTAATGTATATACTGCTACATTACTCTTTTTTTTAGCACGTCATTAGGCAGTTACGGAATTTAGACCAGGGTTCCTGGTGTAGGAGGTTCAGAGGTTGATTCCTGCGGCGCACCCTCTGGCATCTGAGATGGGAAGGGTTCCTGGTACAGAGAGAGCTCCACTGACCTGTAACAAAACAGTTAATCAATTCAGTTGTCTGAAATGATGAGTACAGAAAAATAGCTGCTTTCATTCATCTCACCGGCCATGCAGGGGATGTCCGTGGAAGGAGGCTGACTGAGGTATCTGAGAGCCATGGTGAGAGTAGAGCTGGTCTCCTGGCATGGATAGAGGCTGGTGGACCAGGTGATGTTGGTGCCCATGCCGTGGGAGAACACTGTCATGGCCCTTGAAGGAGGTGCTGGTGTAGCCCAGGGCGTTCCTCAAGTACCAGTCTCGCAGTCCCTCCAGAGCCAGGGCCTTGTGCAGGCTGCGGGTGGAATCTTCCGGTGTTGGCAGGGAGAAGTGCGGGGCCCTGCGACCAAATGGAGCTGTGGACAGCTCAGCTGGATGGGGGTGCAGGTTGGGAATGGAGGACGTGTTGGAGGCAGAGATGGGGTGTGGGGAGTCGTAGGCAGACAGCAAGATGGTATCCTGCTGGAGAGGTATGAAAGGGCCGCAGGACTTGGTCCGAGTCACCTTGACCCGACGCGGCTCCACCTGCTGGCCTCTCAGCAGCATGGGGCTGTACGGAGGAGGGGCGGTGGCAAGATGCACCTGGGAGTGGGAGAAACCATTGAAGTGGGGAGGGtttgaggaggatgaggaagtgGAGGATGCTGGGGGGGAGTAGATGTCTGGCCAAACGCGGCCTGTGGACTGGTGTTGCTGGGGCTGAGGCAGCTGCATTGGCCTCATCTGTTGTTTTCCCCAAATGTAATCCAGTAGTATCTCATTATACCCCCCTACTCCTCCCGCAGGTCTCCCGCCCAGCGATGAGCGCATCCTTCCCTGCTCTTTGGAGCCATTCAGCTCCCTCTCAGGGCTGCCTCTGTAGATCTGACGTAGCTTTCCGTCAGTGAGCGTCTCTGAGCTTTTATAGGGCCCACCTCTGGGTGGCATGCCATTTCGTGGGGGTCCAGACTTCGGCAGACTGGAGCGGTCCAGCAGGGCTTCAGAGCTGTTGCTGCGCCGGGCTCTTGAGCTGTAAGGGCAGCCCCTGCGCTCAGAGGAAGTTCCTTCCATAGCCGCCAACGGAACAAACTGGGGTACATCTGGACTTCCACACCACTGCTTTA
Encoded here:
- the LOC114800461 gene encoding SRSF protein kinase 2-like; the encoded protein is MRSRDFMLPESSGFSATLITPMTPSAPTSGSNGGRGELLGSDEEEQEDPSQYCPGGYYPVQIGEIFSGHYQVVRKLGWGHFSTVWLCKDHERRCFVALKVVKSAPTFTETALDEIELLKCVRDGDPADRKREKIVQLIEDFKVSGIYGEHVCMVMEVLGHQLLKWIIKSNYQGLPLLCVKSIIRQVLQGLDYLHRKCKIIHTDIKPENILVSVDDAYIQQMAAATRLWHVTRSPDPRMPPEDIREKQSFPQWLGKLTGVFRNFGGWTEKISRNQKRRLSRKEGNHLIKEDFLKDETHRRPQHGSGPLGTTLRQTVLQDNGDDEHIDVYDSTSSSGLEDDFLLNTRSAPVSVQPYVSTPYAAMLSSLKSPNSDSRCSSPAGHHLGRTAPSTPAPSNKLSMANQSIDLLNPQEAERICIKIADLGNSCWVHKHFTDAIQTCQYRSIEVLIGAQYDTPSDIWSTACMAFELATGDYLFEPHAGENYSREEDHIAHIIELLGPIPLEFAWSGRLSRKYFNRKGNLRHISKLRPWGLFEVLQDKYGWPTEQAAQFSEFLQSMLELNPEDRATAAQCLHHRWINS
- the ccdc120b gene encoding coiled-coil domain-containing protein 120 isoform X1, encoding MEVRGHLTTAMGLGAPDFQSGGQDGKLQVERVSELQERKQSLQALLNSRLGELRQVCLREAELTGKLPCDFPLEAGERPPFVQRRTGLPHHVTSNSMKGEDDPCQRRQMKTLFSGALRRNTESEKNALQEKRTVHRGCHTEETVKSESSSMSDSTSQDNEESSPSVAPEHRSLSHPRLAPGSPDSRLCRKLSPVDIYYEMRTRRNSASSSTSPSHSLPRSASNVEGRSVPATPLLSRTAPVSIHVRPEVSGGIALKQWCGSPDVPQFVPLAAMEGTSSERRGCPYSSRARRSNSSEALLDRSSLPKSGPPRNGMPPRGGPYKSSETLTDGKLRQIYRGSPERELNGSKEQGRMRSSLGGRPAGGVGGYNEILLDYIWGKQQMRPMQLPQPQQHQSTGRVWPDIYSPPASSTSSSSSNPPHFNGFSHSQVHLATAPPPYSPMLLRGQQVEPRRVKVTRTKSCGPFIPLQQDTILLSAYDSPHPISASNTSSIPNLHPHPAELSTAPFGRRAPHFSLPTPEDSTRSLHKALALEGLRDWYLRNALGYTSTSFKGHDSVLPRHGHQHHLVHQPLSMPGDQLYSHHGSQIPQSASFHGHPLHGRSVELSLYQEPFPSQMPEGAPQESTSEPPTPGTLV
- the ccdc120b gene encoding coiled-coil domain-containing protein 120 isoform X2, which codes for MKGEDDPCQRRQMKTLFSGALRRNTESEKNALQEKRTVHRGCHTEETVKSESSSMSDSTSQDNEESSPSVAPEHRSLSHPRLAPGSPDSRLCRKLSPVDIYYEMRTRRNSASSSTSPSHSLPRSASNVEGRSVPATPLLSRTAPVSIHVRPEVSGGIALKQWCGSPDVPQFVPLAAMEGTSSERRGCPYSSRARRSNSSEALLDRSSLPKSGPPRNGMPPRGGPYKSSETLTDGKLRQIYRGSPERELNGSKEQGRMRSSLGGRPAGGVGGYNEILLDYIWGKQQMRPMQLPQPQQHQSTGRVWPDIYSPPASSTSSSSSNPPHFNGFSHSQVHLATAPPPYSPMLLRGQQVEPRRVKVTRTKSCGPFIPLQQDTILLSAYDSPHPISASNTSSIPNLHPHPAELSTAPFGRRAPHFSLPTPEDSTRSLHKALALEGLRDWYLRNALGYTSTSFKGHDSVLPRHGHQHHLVHQPLSMPGDQLYSHHGSQIPQSASFHGHPLHGRSVELSLYQEPFPSQMPEGAPQESTSEPPTPGTLV